The Paracoccus liaowanqingii genome window below encodes:
- the clpB gene encoding ATP-dependent chaperone ClpB, translating into MNMEKFTERSRGFLQSAQTIAIRENQQRVMPEHLLKALMDDDQGLASNLITRAGGDAKRVRDAVDQAVARLPKVSGTGSGQVYVDPTLVRVLDEAETVAKKSGDSFVPAERVLMALALVNTHARDALTAGAVNAQALNAAISDIRKGRTADTASAEDSYEALEKYARDLTQAARDGKIDPIIGRDEEIRRAMQVLSRRTKNNPVLIGEPGVGKTAIAEGLALRIIDGDVPESLRNKRLMALDMGALIAGAKYRGDFEERLKSILKEIETAAGEIILFIDEMHVLVGAGKGDGAMDAANLIKPALARGELHCVGATTLDEYRKYIEKDAALARRFQPVLVEEPTVEDTISILRGIKEKYELHHGVRISDAALVAAATLSHRYITDRFLPDKAIDLMDEAASRLRMEVDSKPEELDQLDRQILQLQIEAEALKKEDDTASRDRLERLEKDLSGLQERSAEMTARWQAERDQLQGSRNLKEQLERARADLEQAKREGNLARAGELSYGVIPGLEKQLAESETGDGRMVEEAVRPEQIAEVVERWTGIPTSKMLEGQRDKLLKMEEQIGKRVIGQAEAVTAVSNAVRRARAGLNDENRPLGSFLFLGPTGVGKTELTKALAEYMFDDDSAMVRIDMSEFMEKHSVARLIGAPPGYVGYDEGGVLTEAVRRRPYQVILFDEVEKAHPDVFNVLLQVLDDGVLTDGQGRTVDFKQTLIILTSNLGSQALSHLPEEADASDARHQVMEAVRGHFRPEFLNRLDEIIIFRRLSRTNMDGIVKVQMGRLERRLAARKIVLDVDDAARMWLGDQGYDPVFGARPLKRVIQRALQDPLAELLLSGEVLDGATVKVSASPDGLLVGNRVGQAGPRLGAIGEGPRPTVPVH; encoded by the coding sequence ATGAACATGGAGAAGTTCACGGAACGGTCGCGCGGCTTCCTGCAATCGGCCCAGACCATCGCGATCCGCGAGAACCAGCAGCGCGTCATGCCCGAGCATCTGCTGAAAGCCCTGATGGACGACGACCAGGGGCTGGCCAGCAACCTGATCACCCGCGCGGGCGGCGACGCCAAGCGCGTGCGCGACGCGGTCGACCAGGCCGTGGCCCGGCTGCCCAAGGTCTCGGGCACCGGCAGCGGTCAGGTCTATGTCGACCCGACCCTGGTCCGCGTGCTGGACGAGGCGGAGACCGTCGCCAAGAAATCCGGCGACAGTTTCGTGCCGGCCGAGCGCGTGCTGATGGCGCTGGCGCTGGTCAACACCCATGCCCGCGACGCGCTGACGGCGGGCGCGGTGAACGCGCAGGCGCTCAATGCCGCCATCTCGGACATCCGCAAGGGCCGCACCGCCGACACGGCCTCGGCCGAGGACAGCTACGAGGCGCTGGAGAAATACGCCCGCGACCTGACGCAGGCCGCCCGCGACGGCAAGATCGACCCGATCATCGGCCGCGACGAGGAGATCCGCCGCGCCATGCAGGTCCTGTCGCGCCGCACCAAGAACAACCCCGTGCTGATCGGCGAACCCGGCGTCGGCAAGACCGCCATCGCCGAGGGGCTGGCGCTCCGCATCATCGACGGCGACGTGCCGGAATCCCTGCGCAACAAGCGGCTGATGGCGCTGGACATGGGCGCCCTGATCGCGGGCGCCAAATATCGCGGCGACTTCGAGGAGCGGCTGAAATCCATCCTGAAGGAGATCGAGACCGCCGCCGGCGAGATCATCCTCTTCATCGACGAGATGCATGTTCTGGTCGGCGCGGGCAAGGGCGACGGCGCCATGGATGCCGCCAACCTCATCAAGCCCGCGCTTGCGCGCGGAGAGCTGCACTGCGTCGGCGCCACCACGCTGGACGAATACCGCAAGTATATCGAGAAGGACGCCGCCCTGGCCCGCCGCTTCCAGCCCGTGCTGGTCGAGGAGCCGACCGTCGAGGATACGATCAGCATCCTGCGCGGCATCAAGGAGAAATACGAGCTGCATCACGGCGTGCGCATCAGCGATGCCGCACTGGTCGCGGCGGCGACCCTGTCGCATCGCTACATCACCGACCGCTTCCTGCCCGACAAGGCCATCGACCTGATGGACGAGGCCGCCTCGCGCCTGCGGATGGAGGTCGACAGCAAGCCCGAGGAACTGGATCAGCTGGACCGCCAGATCCTGCAATTGCAGATCGAGGCCGAGGCGCTGAAGAAGGAAGACGACACCGCAAGCCGCGACCGGCTGGAGCGTTTGGAGAAGGATCTGTCCGGCCTGCAGGAGCGCAGCGCCGAGATGACTGCCCGCTGGCAGGCCGAACGCGACCAGTTGCAGGGGTCCAGAAACCTCAAGGAACAGCTGGAACGCGCCCGCGCCGATCTGGAACAGGCCAAGCGAGAGGGCAACCTGGCCCGCGCGGGTGAACTGTCCTATGGCGTAATCCCCGGTCTGGAAAAGCAGTTGGCCGAATCCGAGACCGGCGACGGGCGGATGGTGGAAGAGGCCGTGCGCCCCGAACAGATCGCCGAGGTGGTGGAACGCTGGACCGGCATCCCGACCAGCAAGATGCTGGAAGGCCAGCGCGACAAGCTGCTGAAGATGGAGGAACAGATCGGCAAGCGCGTCATCGGTCAGGCCGAGGCGGTCACCGCCGTCTCCAATGCCGTGCGCCGCGCGCGGGCGGGGCTGAACGACGAGAACCGCCCCCTGGGCTCGTTCCTGTTCCTGGGCCCCACCGGCGTCGGCAAGACCGAACTGACCAAGGCGCTGGCCGAATACATGTTCGACGATGATTCAGCGATGGTCCGCATCGACATGTCCGAGTTCATGGAAAAACATTCCGTGGCCCGGCTGATCGGCGCCCCTCCGGGCTATGTCGGCTATGACGAGGGGGGCGTGCTGACCGAGGCCGTCCGCCGCCGCCCCTATCAGGTGATCCTGTTCGACGAGGTCGAGAAGGCGCATCCGGATGTCTTCAACGTGCTCTTGCAGGTGCTGGACGATGGCGTCCTGACCGACGGTCAGGGCCGGACGGTGGATTTCAAGCAGACGCTGATCATCCTGACCTCGAACCTCGGCAGCCAGGCCCTGTCGCATCTGCCCGAGGAGGCCGACGCCTCGGACGCCCGCCATCAGGTGATGGAGGCGGTGCGCGGCCATTTCCGGCCCGAGTTCCTGAACCGCCTGGACGAGATCATCATCTTCCGCAGGCTCTCGCGGACGAACATGGACGGGATCGTCAAGGTGCAGATGGGCCGGCTGGAACGGCGGCTGGCGGCGCGCAAGATCGTGCTGGACGTGGACGATGCCGCGCGCATGTGGCTGGGCGATCAGGGCTATGACCCGGTCTTCGGCGCCCGCCCGCTGAAACGCGTGATCCAGCGCGCGCTGCAGGATCCTCTGGCGGAGCTGCTGCTGTCCGGCGAGGTGCTGGACGGCGCGACGGTCAAGGTCAGCGCCAGCCCCGACGGGCTGCTGGTCGGCAACCGCGTGGGCCAGGCCGGCCCCCGCCTCGGCGCCATCGGCGAGGGACCGCGCCCGACCGTGCCGGTTCACTGA
- the pyrF gene encoding orotidine-5'-phosphate decarboxylase, which produces MDDRLIVALDVPNALAGLKLAEQLGDAVGFYKIGLGMLTGGGLGLANELKQEHGKRIFLDMKLFDIGATVEAAVRGLAQFELDFLTVHGDPHVVAAAMQGAAGSDMKILAVTVLTSLDRADMDAGMIRAGDLHEITVERAARAYEAGADGVICSPQEAAAIRALPGSRLIVTPGVRPVGAARGDQKRVETPGDALAAGADHIVVGRPIWQAADPRAAAQSILSQMV; this is translated from the coding sequence ATGGATGACCGGCTGATCGTGGCGCTGGATGTGCCGAACGCGCTGGCGGGGCTGAAGCTGGCCGAGCAGCTGGGCGACGCCGTGGGCTTCTACAAGATCGGGCTGGGCATGCTGACCGGCGGCGGCCTGGGGTTGGCCAACGAGCTGAAGCAGGAGCATGGCAAGCGCATCTTCCTGGACATGAAGCTGTTCGACATCGGCGCCACCGTCGAGGCCGCCGTGCGGGGCCTGGCGCAGTTCGAGCTGGATTTCCTGACCGTGCATGGCGATCCGCATGTCGTGGCCGCCGCGATGCAGGGTGCGGCAGGGTCGGACATGAAGATCCTGGCGGTCACCGTCCTGACCTCGCTGGACCGCGCCGACATGGATGCGGGGATGATCCGGGCGGGCGATCTGCACGAGATCACCGTCGAACGCGCCGCCCGGGCCTATGAGGCGGGCGCCGACGGCGTCATCTGTTCCCCGCAGGAGGCCGCGGCGATTCGCGCCCTGCCGGGGTCGCGGCTGATCGTGACGCCGGGGGTGCGGCCGGTGGGCGCGGCACGCGGCGACCAGAAGCGGGTCGAGACGCCGGGCGACGCGCTGGCGGCGGGGGCCGATCACATCGTGGTGGGCCGCCCGATCTGGCAGGCCGCCGACCCGCGCGCGGCGGCGCAGTCGATCCTGTCGCAAATGGTCTGA
- a CDS encoding DUF998 domain-containing protein: protein MAGDGIRQKAQNELVLSFLSVRRAIGALGFFLPLALLAASLVEPGGLRTSLSAYYHSPMREIFVGTLIAQAVFLWSYEGFRPDAGEIITDKRMARLAALSVALVALLPTTGPPSPCTALQCLLGAGPSALIHTLAAGLFFGALAVFCLVLFVKGVEDGPEKRASNRIYRVCGWTIIGSIGTIGLLFATGLDQVLAPLRPVFWLETAASFAFATSWAVKGDSLRPLVRRVMAVQASSP, encoded by the coding sequence ATGGCGGGCGACGGCATTCGGCAGAAAGCCCAGAACGAGCTGGTCCTGTCCTTCCTGTCCGTGCGGCGAGCGATCGGGGCGCTTGGCTTCTTCCTGCCGCTGGCGCTGCTGGCGGCCTCGCTGGTCGAGCCGGGCGGGCTGCGGACCAGCCTGTCGGCCTATTACCATTCCCCCATGCGCGAGATCTTCGTGGGCACCCTGATCGCGCAGGCGGTGTTCCTGTGGAGCTATGAGGGGTTCCGCCCCGACGCGGGCGAGATCATTACCGACAAGCGCATGGCGCGGCTGGCCGCCCTGTCGGTCGCGCTGGTGGCGCTGCTGCCGACCACTGGGCCCCCGTCCCCCTGCACCGCGCTGCAATGCCTGCTGGGCGCGGGGCCGTCGGCGCTGATCCACACCCTTGCGGCGGGGCTGTTCTTCGGGGCGCTGGCGGTGTTCTGCCTGGTGCTGTTCGTGAAGGGGGTCGAGGACGGGCCGGAAAAGCGCGCCTCGAACCGGATCTATCGGGTCTGCGGCTGGACGATCATCGGCAGCATCGGGACCATCGGGCTGCTGTTCGCGACCGGGCTGGATCAGGTGCTGGCGCCGCTGCGCCCGGTCTTCTGGCTGGAGACGGCGGCCAGCTTCGCCTTCGCCACCAGCTGGGCGGTCAAGGGCGACAGCCTGCGCCCGCTGGTGCGCCGCGTCATGGCGGTGCAGGCCAGCTCGCCCTGA
- a CDS encoding NUDIX hydrolase, with protein MDFHGAKLLLTRDGRMLTYLRDDRAGLPFPGHWDLPGGGREGSETPLDCALRELHEEFGLRLPPDRLRGRTFPSHAAPPMISWLFAGTLTAAEIAAIRFGDEGQHWRMMPVAEYLAHPRAVPYFCAWIRASWPAPP; from the coding sequence GTGGACTTTCACGGCGCCAAGCTGCTGCTGACCCGGGACGGGCGGATGCTGACCTATCTGCGCGACGACCGCGCGGGCCTGCCCTTCCCCGGCCATTGGGACCTGCCCGGCGGCGGCCGCGAGGGGTCCGAGACGCCCCTGGACTGCGCGCTGCGCGAACTGCACGAGGAATTCGGCCTGCGCCTGCCCCCCGACCGCCTGCGGGGCCGGACCTTTCCGTCCCATGCCGCGCCGCCGATGATCTCGTGGCTGTTCGCGGGCACCCTGACGGCGGCCGAGATTGCGGCGATCCGCTTTGGCGACGAGGGGCAGCACTGGCGGATGATGCCCGTCGCGGAGTATCTGGCCCATCCCCGCGCCGTGCCGTATTTCTGCGCCTGGATCAGGGCGAGCTGGCCTGCACCGCCATGA
- a CDS encoding N-formylglutamate amidohydrolase: MSQPDLSPDLSYVLTRPDAWLSGVIFASPHSGRDYPDWFLRETRLPVAALRSSEDAFIDRLIAPAIRHGAVTLAARIPRCIVDLNRGADEIDPLVVRGVPRHPLNQRTLAGLGVIPRVVSQGRAIHDRQIDRAEADRRIDSCWRPYHAALSGLISQARARFGQAILIDMHSMPHDALGHLQGTRPDMVLGNRHGLSAAARVSDAVCGAIEAEGWTVRRNSPFSGAYICSAYGRPAQHVHVVQLEIDRSLYMHEATLTPRADFDDFAARIDRMMGRLTSLLADPAGGRIAAE; this comes from the coding sequence TTGTCCCAGCCTGACCTGTCTCCCGACCTGTCATACGTGCTGACACGCCCGGACGCCTGGCTGTCCGGCGTGATCTTTGCCTCGCCCCATTCGGGACGCGACTATCCCGACTGGTTCCTGCGCGAGACGCGCCTGCCGGTGGCCGCCCTGCGCTCGTCCGAGGATGCCTTCATCGACCGCCTGATCGCGCCCGCCATCCGGCATGGCGCGGTGACGCTGGCCGCGCGCATTCCGCGCTGCATCGTGGACCTGAACCGGGGCGCGGACGAGATCGACCCGCTGGTCGTGCGCGGCGTGCCGCGCCATCCGCTGAACCAGCGCACCCTGGCAGGGCTGGGGGTAATTCCCCGCGTCGTGTCGCAGGGCCGCGCGATCCACGACCGCCAGATCGACCGGGCCGAGGCCGACCGCCGCATCGACAGCTGCTGGCGCCCCTATCATGCCGCCCTGTCGGGGCTGATCTCGCAGGCCCGCGCCCGCTTCGGGCAGGCGATCCTGATCGACATGCACTCCATGCCCCATGACGCGCTCGGCCATCTGCAGGGCACGCGCCCGGACATGGTGCTGGGCAACCGCCACGGGCTGTCGGCGGCGGCGCGCGTCTCGGACGCGGTCTGCGGCGCCATCGAGGCCGAGGGCTGGACGGTGCGGCGCAACTCTCCCTTCTCGGGGGCCTACATCTGCTCGGCCTATGGCCGGCCCGCGCAGCATGTCCATGTCGTGCAGCTGGAGATCGACCGCTCCCTCTACATGCACGAGGCGACGCTGACGCCGCGCGCCGACTTCGACGACTTCGCCGCGCGGATCGACCGGATGATGGGGCGCCTGACCAGCCTGCTGGCCGATCCGGCGGGCGGCCGGATCGCCGCCGAATAG
- the ykgO gene encoding type B 50S ribosomal protein L36 — MKVRNSLRSLKSRHRDCQVVRRKGRVYVINKTNRRFKARQG, encoded by the coding sequence ATGAAGGTTCGCAATTCGCTCCGCTCGCTCAAGAGCCGGCACCGCGACTGCCAGGTCGTGCGCCGCAAGGGCCGCGTCTACGTGATCAACAAGACCAACCGCCGCTTCAAGGCCCGTCAGGGCTGA
- a CDS encoding calcium-binding protein, with amino-acid sequence MMILGGLLGVLMAGLLVDGSGMVAGTKAEDEDNDQDAPEPEEEALPPIMPGPDDSVMPGPEDPPQTESEAEDDAPGGAFDGSDDLDFIMGSTGHDMIRGGGGGDDLRGGLGDDTIHGGDGNDWIQGDADYGLGGDDVIHGGAGDDVLAGQGGDDLLFGDPGDDTLLGGAGNDSLFGGAGNDILSGHDGDDLLVSTQGSDDLDGGRGNDVLIGHDGPETVWMNGGEGDDVLMPGAHDFASGNAGADTFVLRHVPEGFPTIADYDAAEDQITLHVRADLAEGALLTLREDGDGTYLLEMNGDPVGRFLGGGGLRLEDVRIEPVPA; translated from the coding sequence ATGATGATTCTGGGCGGACTACTGGGCGTGCTGATGGCGGGGCTGCTGGTCGACGGATCGGGGATGGTCGCGGGCACCAAGGCCGAGGACGAGGACAACGACCAAGACGCCCCCGAACCCGAGGAGGAGGCGCTGCCGCCCATCATGCCCGGGCCCGACGATTCCGTGATGCCCGGGCCCGAGGACCCCCCGCAGACCGAGTCCGAGGCCGAGGACGATGCGCCCGGCGGCGCCTTCGACGGGTCGGACGATCTGGACTTCATCATGGGCTCGACCGGCCACGACATGATTCGCGGAGGCGGCGGGGGCGACGACCTGCGCGGCGGTCTGGGCGACGACACGATCCATGGCGGCGACGGCAACGACTGGATCCAGGGCGACGCCGATTACGGGCTTGGCGGGGACGACGTGATCCATGGCGGGGCGGGCGACGACGTCCTGGCCGGGCAGGGCGGCGACGACCTGCTGTTCGGCGATCCGGGCGACGACACGCTGCTGGGCGGCGCGGGCAATGATTCGCTGTTCGGCGGGGCGGGCAACGACATCCTTTCGGGTCATGACGGCGACGACCTGCTGGTCTCGACCCAAGGGTCGGACGATCTGGACGGCGGGCGCGGCAACGACGTGCTGATCGGCCATGACGGCCCCGAGACGGTCTGGATGAACGGCGGCGAGGGCGACGACGTGCTGATGCCCGGCGCCCACGACTTCGCCTCGGGGAATGCGGGGGCCGATACCTTCGTGCTGCGCCACGTTCCCGAGGGTTTCCCCACCATCGCCGATTACGACGCCGCCGAGGACCAGATCACCCTGCATGTGCGGGCCGATCTGGCCGAGGGCGCACTGCTGACCCTGCGCGAGGACGGCGACGGCACCTATCTGCTGGAGATGAACGGCGACCCGGTGGGCCGCTTCCTGGGCGGCGGCGGGCTGCGGCTGGAGGATGTGCGCATCGAGCCGGTCCCGGCCTGA
- the rpsO gene encoding 30S ribosomal protein S15 codes for MSITVEEKARVIKEFGTKEGDTGSPEVQVAILTSRIVTLTEHFKSHKKDNHSRRGLLMMVAQRRKLLDYLKNKEEARYTALIGKLGLRR; via the coding sequence ATGTCGATCACCGTCGAAGAAAAAGCCCGCGTCATCAAGGAATTCGGCACAAAGGAAGGCGATACCGGTTCGCCCGAGGTGCAGGTCGCGATCCTGACCTCGCGCATCGTCACCCTGACCGAGCACTTCAAGTCGCACAAGAAGGACAACCACTCGCGTCGTGGCCTTCTGATGATGGTCGCGCAGCGCCGCAAGCTGCTGGACTATCTGAAGAACAAGGAAGAGGCGCGCTACACCGCCCTCATCGGCAAGCTGGGCCTGCGTCGCTGA
- a CDS encoding NUDIX hydrolase: protein MTPVSPHRPVVAVLAVVLRDGHALLVQRANPPDAGFWGFPGGKVDAGETLLAAAERELREETGVIARADRVLTALDALDRDGTGELRHHFVLVAVLCHWQSGEPRAADDALDAAWVPLAGLACGRRLSRDVAALAGMAAGLPEAP from the coding sequence ATGACCCCCGTTTCCCCGCACAGACCCGTGGTCGCCGTTCTGGCCGTCGTCCTGCGCGACGGCCATGCGCTGCTGGTGCAACGGGCCAATCCGCCCGATGCCGGGTTCTGGGGCTTTCCCGGCGGCAAGGTCGACGCCGGAGAGACCCTGCTGGCCGCCGCCGAACGCGAGCTGCGCGAGGAGACAGGCGTCATCGCCCGCGCCGACCGGGTGCTGACCGCCCTCGATGCGCTGGACCGCGACGGGACGGGCGAACTGCGCCACCATTTCGTGCTGGTCGCGGTGCTGTGCCATTGGCAATCGGGCGAGCCCCGTGCTGCCGACGATGCGCTGGACGCGGCCTGGGTGCCGCTGGCGGGGCTGGCCTGCGGGCGGCGGCTCAGCCGCGACGTCGCTGCGCTGGCGGGGATGGCGGCGGGGCTGCCCGAGGCGCCCTGA
- the pnp gene encoding polyribonucleotide nucleotidyltransferase has translation MFDEVKKSIQWGQETLTLETGKVARQADGSVIATLGETSVMANVTFAKSPKPGQDFFPLTVHYQEKYYAAGKVPGGFFKREARPSEKETLTARLIDRPIRPLFAPGFKHEVLVMCTVLSHDLVNDPDMVAMIATSAALTISGVPFMGPIAAARVGFSNGEYVLNPEVQDMDKLRMNPEQRLDLVVAGTRDAVMMVESEAYELTEEEMLGAVKFGHDALKPVIDLIIELAEDAAKEPFDYQAPDYSALYTRVKTLGEADMRAAYAIRDKAERQDAVSAAKTKVKEQLSEDELADANLGSALKKLESGILRGDIISGGARIDGRDTKTVRSIVSEVGILPRTHGSALFTRGETQALVVTTLGTGDDEQIIDALHGNSRSNFLLHYNFPPYSVGEVGRVAGPGRREIGHGKLAWRALQAVLPAPTDFPYTIRVVSEITESNGSSSMASVCGGSLSMMDAGVPLKAPVAGVAMGLILEDDGRYAVLTDILGDEDHLGDMDFKVAGTQNGITSLQMDIKVAGITPEIMEQALAQAKDGRLHILAEMANALTQGRSEFSAHAPRIETMQIPTDKIREVIGSGGKVIREIVEVSGAKVDINDEGVIKIASANSESIKKAYDMIYSIVAEPEEGKVYVGKVVKLVDFGAFVNFFGKRDGLVHVSQIAGRRLSHPNEILKEGQEVKVKLLGFDDRGKVRLGMKMVDQETGAEIDEKQQESAEG, from the coding sequence ATGTTTGATGAAGTGAAGAAATCGATCCAGTGGGGCCAGGAAACCCTCACTCTGGAAACGGGCAAGGTTGCCCGCCAGGCCGACGGCAGCGTCATCGCCACCCTGGGCGAGACCAGCGTGATGGCCAACGTCACCTTCGCCAAGTCGCCGAAGCCGGGCCAGGACTTCTTCCCGCTGACGGTGCATTACCAGGAAAAATACTATGCCGCCGGCAAGGTCCCGGGCGGTTTCTTCAAGCGCGAGGCGCGCCCGTCGGAAAAGGAGACGCTGACCGCGCGCCTGATCGACCGGCCGATCCGCCCGCTGTTCGCCCCCGGCTTCAAGCATGAAGTGCTGGTGATGTGCACGGTGCTGAGCCACGACCTGGTCAACGATCCCGACATGGTCGCGATGATCGCGACGAGCGCCGCGCTGACCATCTCGGGCGTGCCCTTCATGGGCCCGATCGCGGCCGCCCGCGTCGGCTTCTCGAACGGCGAATATGTGCTGAACCCGGAAGTTCAGGACATGGACAAGCTGCGCATGAACCCCGAGCAGCGCCTGGATCTGGTCGTCGCCGGCACCCGCGACGCCGTGATGATGGTGGAATCGGAAGCCTACGAGCTGACCGAAGAGGAAATGCTGGGCGCCGTGAAATTCGGCCATGACGCGCTGAAGCCGGTGATCGACCTGATCATCGAGCTGGCCGAGGACGCCGCCAAGGAGCCCTTCGACTATCAGGCTCCCGACTACAGCGCGCTCTACACCCGCGTGAAGACCCTGGGCGAGGCCGACATGCGCGCCGCCTACGCGATCCGCGACAAGGCCGAGCGTCAGGACGCCGTCTCGGCGGCCAAGACCAAGGTGAAGGAGCAGCTGTCCGAGGACGAGCTGGCCGATGCCAACCTGGGTTCGGCGCTGAAAAAGCTGGAATCCGGCATCCTGCGCGGCGACATCATCAGCGGCGGCGCCCGGATCGACGGTCGCGACACCAAGACGGTGCGCTCGATCGTGTCCGAAGTGGGCATCCTGCCGCGCACGCACGGCTCGGCCCTGTTCACCCGCGGCGAGACGCAGGCGCTGGTCGTGACCACGCTGGGCACCGGCGATGACGAGCAGATCATCGACGCGCTGCACGGCAACTCGCGCTCGAACTTCCTGCTGCACTACAACTTCCCCCCCTATTCGGTGGGCGAGGTCGGCCGCGTCGCGGGCCCCGGCCGTCGCGAGATCGGCCATGGCAAGCTGGCATGGCGCGCGCTGCAGGCGGTCCTGCCCGCACCGACCGACTTCCCCTACACCATCCGCGTCGTGTCCGAGATCACGGAATCGAACGGCTCGTCCAGCATGGCCTCGGTCTGCGGCGGCTCGCTGTCGATGATGGATGCGGGCGTGCCGCTGAAGGCGCCGGTCGCGGGTGTGGCCATGGGCCTGATCCTGGAAGACGACGGCCGCTATGCGGTGCTGACCGACATCCTGGGCGACGAGGATCACCTGGGCGACATGGACTTCAAGGTGGCGGGCACCCAGAACGGGATCACCTCGCTGCAGATGGACATCAAGGTCGCGGGCATCACGCCCGAGATCATGGAGCAGGCCCTGGCCCAGGCCAAGGACGGTCGTCTGCACATCCTGGCCGAGATGGCCAACGCCCTGACCCAGGGTCGCAGCGAGTTCAGCGCGCATGCGCCGCGCATCGAGACGATGCAGATCCCGACCGACAAGATCCGGGAGGTCATCGGCTCGGGCGGCAAGGTCATCCGCGAGATCGTCGAGGTCTCGGGTGCCAAGGTCGACATCAACGACGAGGGCGTCATCAAGATCGCCTCGGCCAATTCCGAGTCCATCAAGAAGGCCTATGACATGATCTATTCGATCGTGGCCGAGCCGGAAGAGGGCAAGGTCTATGTCGGCAAGGTCGTCAAGCTGGTCGACTTCGGCGCCTTCGTCAACTTCTTCGGCAAGCGCGACGGGCTGGTCCATGTCAGCCAGATCGCGGGCCGCCGCCTGTCCCACCCGAACGAGATCCTCAAAGAGGGTCAAGAGGTCAAGGTCAAGCTGCTGGGCTTCGACGACCGTGGCAAGGTCCGCCTTGGCATGAAGATGGTCGACCAGGAAACCGGCGCCGAGATCGACGAGAAGCAGCAGGAATCGGCCGAAGGCTGA